A stretch of Actinomycetota bacterium DNA encodes these proteins:
- the cas2 gene encoding CRISPR-associated endonuclease Cas2 has translation MQVKHFVVVAYDISDDRVRNRVYNELKNYGDHVQLSVFECLLDEEKYQELKAELEKVIEDHEATVRFYKICQSCVERSEIIGDGTFAHDADIYVA, from the coding sequence ATGCAGGTCAAGCATTTCGTGGTGGTGGCCTACGACATATCCGATGACAGGGTGCGCAACAGGGTTTACAACGAGTTGAAGAACTATGGTGACCATGTACAGCTTAGCGTGTTTGAATGCCTGCTGGACGAGGAAAAATACCAGGAGTTGAAAGCTGAGCTGGAGAAGGTAATAGAGGACCACGAAGCAACCGTGCGCTTTTATAAGATATGCCAGTCGTGCGTGGAGCGTAGCGAAATCATCGGAGACGGGACCTTTGCGCATGATGCCGATATATATGTGGCGTGA
- the cas6 gene encoding CRISPR-associated endoribonuclease Cas6, whose protein sequence is MGLLMELSLELEVTAAVEITAGGGQRFNALFLDLVREADLSMSTRLHDMRAPKPYTVSPLMGEMESLSGGRLRLRAGRPYALRFTMLDDKLVALWDEELLPGLRGRRLRLGDAEFTVAEVRKTVTDADDLYRACIVSRKEPPRKLILRFVSPTAFRSGGYNVLFPVPRLVWQSANRAWSAVSRVDLGDNLHVLAEEGVRPARFNLSTHILHFDRSRQVGVVGRCEYMLSADDEDLCRAFHLLARFCEYSGLGMKTTMGMGQVRFGDGRNERGA, encoded by the coding sequence TTGGGTTTGCTCATGGAGCTCAGCCTTGAACTCGAGGTGACCGCGGCGGTGGAGATCACGGCCGGGGGCGGCCAGCGCTTCAACGCCCTCTTCCTCGACTTGGTGAGGGAAGCGGACCTCTCCATGTCCACGCGACTGCACGACATGAGGGCGCCTAAGCCTTACACCGTGTCCCCTCTCATGGGAGAGATGGAGTCCTTGAGCGGAGGCAGGCTGAGATTGAGAGCGGGAAGGCCTTACGCATTACGTTTCACCATGCTCGACGACAAACTTGTAGCCTTGTGGGATGAGGAACTGCTCCCGGGATTGCGGGGGCGCCGTCTGCGCCTGGGGGACGCGGAATTCACGGTGGCGGAAGTCAGGAAAACGGTCACGGACGCCGACGACCTCTACCGCGCATGCATCGTGAGCAGGAAGGAGCCTCCTCGCAAGCTCATCCTGAGGTTCGTGAGCCCCACCGCTTTCCGCAGCGGCGGTTATAACGTACTCTTTCCTGTTCCCCGCCTAGTATGGCAAAGCGCCAACCGCGCTTGGTCGGCCGTTTCCCGCGTGGATCTTGGCGATAACCTGCATGTCCTGGCGGAGGAGGGAGTGCGGCCTGCGCGCTTCAACCTCTCCACCCACATACTTCACTTCGACCGCTCCCGCCAGGTTGGCGTGGTGGGTCGCTGCGAGTACATGCTAAGCGCCGATGACGAGGACCTGTGCCGCGCCTTTCACCTCCTCGCGCGCTTCTGCGAATACTCCGGGCTGGGGATGAAAACCACCATGGGTATGGGCCAGGTCCGCTTCGGTGACGGTCGGAACGAGAGGGGCGCCTGA
- the cas1 gene encoding CRISPR-associated endonuclease Cas1, with protein sequence MEQGAKLRRKGSRIVVEKDDEVIADVPGFKLDQVVVYGNVSFTVPILEYLLKADVGVSFLSVRGKLKGHLWPAFSNHGLLRRVQFRATEDACKCLDLAKAFVHGKAHNQRILLQRHRRRKGLSVLDAPIEALKRSLIDLHHADTLNEVRGIEGRASAVYFAGLRELIPGDFSFPCRTRRPPRDAVNALLSLGYSLLLNNVWSAIEVTGLDPYQGFLHADRYGRPSLALDLMEEWRPELVDSLAVGCINKGIFTLGDFREEDGSVLLNEKGLKEFIARYNRRLFSEFLHPDREAPVNHLVAFQLQARRLVRDLQGGPPYRPYLSR encoded by the coding sequence TTGGAACAAGGCGCGAAACTGCGTCGTAAAGGGTCCCGCATCGTAGTTGAAAAGGACGACGAGGTGATCGCGGACGTCCCGGGCTTTAAGCTGGACCAGGTCGTGGTCTACGGGAACGTTTCCTTTACCGTGCCCATACTCGAGTACCTCTTGAAGGCGGACGTCGGGGTATCCTTCCTGAGCGTGCGGGGGAAACTCAAGGGGCACCTGTGGCCGGCCTTTTCGAACCACGGCCTTCTGCGGCGCGTGCAGTTCCGAGCTACAGAGGATGCCTGCAAGTGCCTGGATTTGGCCAAGGCTTTCGTGCACGGCAAGGCGCACAACCAGAGGATATTGCTCCAGCGCCATCGCAGGCGTAAAGGCCTCTCGGTCCTGGACGCTCCCATAGAAGCCCTCAAGCGTTCTCTTATCGACCTACACCATGCGGATACCCTGAACGAGGTCCGGGGCATAGAGGGACGCGCCTCCGCGGTCTACTTCGCCGGCTTGCGGGAGCTGATTCCCGGGGATTTCTCCTTCCCGTGCCGTACCCGTAGGCCACCGCGCGATGCCGTGAATGCGCTGCTCAGCCTCGGCTATTCCCTGTTGCTGAACAACGTGTGGTCGGCGATTGAGGTTACCGGCCTTGATCCCTATCAAGGTTTCTTGCACGCTGATCGTTACGGCAGGCCGTCTTTAGCCCTGGATCTAATGGAAGAATGGAGGCCGGAGCTGGTCGACTCCCTTGCCGTCGGGTGCATTAACAAGGGTATATTTACGCTTGGGGATTTCCGAGAGGAGGATGGGTCCGTTTTGCTGAACGAAAAAGGGTTGAAGGAATTCATTGCCAGGTACAACCGGAGGTTGTTCTCTGAATTCCTCCACCCCGATCGGGAGGCCCCCGTCAATCACCTGGTGGCTTTCCAGTTGCAAGCTCGAAGGTTGGTGAGGGATTTGCAGGGTGGGCCTCCCTACCGGCCCTATCTTTCACGATGA
- a CDS encoding TIGR02710 family CRISPR-associated protein yields MGREDMASLCEEWESLISSGRRKEAEELYWRELFPLVRKAFRQRCKDFTGRYDALIMTVGTTPQPLILTLDAVRPRRVFFIYTSDTEAHLAKVIREVDFLRDHEVQYDREKVDPDDPEEIYEKIGRRWQEWSREGELNCALDNTGGKKSMVSAAAAAANFLGIDLLYVDHRKYLPDFRIPLPGTEYLTHLPNPYITLGDLKIRQCLDLFNAGSFESAEEKLKEAGEEIKGKRALPVVARVNILHDIVRGFSLWDRFHYGLAHKELKKALESARRYELDLDIEGLEKNLVALEALSREGRGGSFFGILSKHPDFGLRLAVDLYCNASRRERAGAPDDAAVRLYRCLELISQLRLAQTPGVNGRGFGTERFEWDNVPQAVKARYEQLARAVFGHDYVRTPRDVALMHGHLLLAAFGDPLWRKADEEDLRAFHKTVNKRNDLMLIHGTRRAKPQDVEEFTGWVGMLLDGLARLMGEDLGDLLDQHTFISL; encoded by the coding sequence ATGGGCCGGGAGGACATGGCTTCCCTGTGCGAGGAATGGGAAAGCCTGATTTCCAGCGGTCGCAGGAAAGAGGCGGAGGAGCTTTATTGGCGGGAACTCTTCCCGCTGGTGCGGAAGGCTTTCCGGCAGCGGTGCAAGGATTTCACCGGTCGTTACGATGCCCTGATCATGACCGTGGGCACTACCCCCCAACCCCTCATCCTCACCCTGGACGCGGTACGCCCGCGCAGGGTCTTCTTCATATACACTTCCGACACCGAGGCGCACCTGGCGAAGGTGATACGCGAGGTGGACTTCCTCCGTGACCACGAGGTGCAGTACGACCGCGAGAAAGTCGATCCCGACGACCCCGAGGAGATATACGAGAAGATCGGCAGGCGCTGGCAGGAATGGTCTCGCGAAGGAGAGCTGAACTGCGCCCTTGACAACACCGGGGGCAAGAAGTCCATGGTCAGCGCCGCGGCGGCAGCGGCGAACTTCCTGGGCATCGATCTGCTCTATGTGGATCACCGGAAATACCTGCCCGATTTTAGGATCCCTTTGCCAGGGACGGAATACCTCACCCATCTGCCCAATCCCTACATAACCTTGGGCGACCTGAAGATCCGCCAGTGCCTGGACCTGTTCAACGCGGGGAGCTTCGAGTCCGCGGAAGAGAAGCTGAAGGAAGCCGGAGAGGAGATCAAGGGAAAGCGGGCTCTCCCGGTGGTGGCGAGGGTGAACATCCTCCACGACATCGTGCGGGGGTTTTCCCTCTGGGATCGTTTCCACTACGGCCTGGCCCACAAGGAGCTCAAGAAAGCGCTTGAGTCCGCCCGCAGGTATGAGCTGGATTTAGATATAGAGGGGCTGGAGAAGAACCTCGTCGCACTCGAAGCCCTCTCGCGCGAGGGTAGGGGAGGCAGCTTTTTCGGGATATTGAGCAAGCACCCTGATTTCGGGCTACGCCTGGCGGTGGACCTCTATTGCAACGCTTCAAGGAGGGAAAGGGCGGGGGCTCCCGACGACGCAGCGGTCAGGCTATACCGCTGCCTGGAGCTCATCTCCCAACTGCGGTTGGCTCAGACCCCGGGCGTGAACGGAAGGGGGTTCGGCACCGAAAGATTCGAATGGGACAATGTGCCGCAAGCGGTTAAGGCGAGATATGAGCAACTGGCGAGGGCTGTTTTCGGGCATGATTACGTGCGAACGCCCCGCGATGTCGCGTTGATGCATGGACACCTGCTGCTCGCGGCTTTCGGGGACCCTTTGTGGCGGAAAGCCGACGAGGAGGACTTGAGGGCATTTCACAAGACGGTGAACAAGCGCAACGACCTCATGCTCATCCATGGAACCAGGCGGGCAAAACCGCAAGACGTCGAAGAATTCACCGGCTGGGTGGGAATGCTCCTGGACGGCCTCGCTCGCCTCATGGGAGAGGACCTGGGCGACCTGTTGGACCAGCACACCTTTATCTCCCTTTAG